The segment TTCCAGTCGCATTTCTGAACAtgatttaacaaatataatgttttaattctttaattcacTGTTTAATctcctttttattatttaaatttgcaaaaaattagattttaaaaattaattttttttttaaattgtgtatTGAATAGTAACTTGTCTCAAATGATACATTTAATGAGAAATTCtgttcaatataaatttgtattcctttgaattttaaatatataaaagttacctgaagatattttgaacattactagatttgttaataaatttttaataacagctaatatttgaataacttGAAAAACCATCTTATCACTTAAAAACTATctataaaaaactaattattatttgttatttattgttatgtCACAactaatatgtatttaatattgtagatTTATTATTGGATATAATGTGAGACACTCGAGTGAACAGTGCTTACTAGAGACAGATAAGAAGATATCTGTGGATGCAAAAACTCAAGATGCAGATGTGGAATTATTAGATGAACAACCTGCTAAGAAACTTAAATTGGATGAGAAGAAGGAGAAGCTGAGAGGTCAAAATAAGGCAAGACCACCTCCGTTCAAGGCTTCCAGGGAGTTGAGTTTATGTCCTTGGATCGCAGATCAAACAGTGGATCAGTCTGAAAGAAGATGTCTAAATCAGCGCTGCAGTTTTCTGCATGATCGAAAAGAGTATCTAAAGATCAAACCACAAGATATTGGTACAGAATGTCATGTGTTCAATTTAACTGGCAAATGCCCAAGAGGATTTACTTGCAGAATGGGATCCCAGCATTTAACTGAGGATGGCTTCAatgttattgataaaaaaaaatttgaagaatacAGCAAACGCCCACCAGCCAgcaaaaatcatttatttaaggATTTACAAAACAAACTACGCAAACGTAAATACAATTTCTTCAAGGCGGAGTTGATTGTTAAAGCTAATGATCCatctaaaaaaaagatgcAGAGTTCAATAAATgaaccaaaaataaaaaatagcccgcaattaaatattacaactaCAGAATTTACTAATATTCCTAATAACAGCAATGGCGAAAAAGTGGAAAAAGATACCTCAAACATCAGCAATggtgagaaaattaaaactgaCACTTCTGATTGTGACATCTCGCATGAATCGAAGGAGTCAAAAATTGGACCCGTGGATGATAGCGATTTGATCAAATTACGGCAATtggagaagaaaaagattgaTTGGAGAGACAAGATACTGCTGAGTCCATTGACGACGGTAGGTAATCTACCGTTTCGAAGGATTTGTAAAGAGTACGGCGCCGACATCACCTGTGGCGAAATGGCATTGGCGCCAAAGATACTGAAAGGTGCGCAAGAAGAATGGGCGTTGGTGAAGAGGCATGAGGTTGAAGACATCTTCGGCGTGCAGCTCTGCGGCAATAATCCAGGAGTGCTGACACGATGCGCCCAACTGCTGAATCGCGAGATCGATGTTGATTACATCGATCTGAACCTTGGGTGTCCGATCGACCTGATTTATAGGCAAGGCGGTGGCAGCGGTATGCTCAATCGATTGAATGTACTTGAGACTGTGGTAAAATCCGTTAGTCAAGTATTGGACATACCATTATCGGTTAAAACCAGAACGGGAGTTTACATAGACAAACCGATCGCGCATAATTTAATGCCGAAGTTTCGCGACTGGGGTGTGTCCATGATTACTGTGAGTAAGTCCATTGAATTTAcgtttttttatgtgaatCGGTCTCTTTTAAAAGGCCGCAATATCTCtataaaatgacatttttcaagaacaaaaaaaatttttgagaattCTAAGGAATTAacatttagttatttattttgtgatataataaaaaatgtagtcTTTTCCAAAAGATTAATGCACAATTatcttttctaatttatattaaccaaatgattattttttcaggTTCACGGCAGGTCTCGTGAACAAAGATATACGAAACTAGCCGACTGGTCGTACATAGAAAGGTGCGCAGTGGCAGCGCAGCCGGTACCCGTATTCGGAAACGGCGATATCCTCTCTTTCGAC is part of the Linepithema humile isolate Giens D197 chromosome 3, Lhum_UNIL_v1.0, whole genome shotgun sequence genome and harbors:
- the Dus3 gene encoding tRNA-dihydrouridine(47) synthase [NAD(P)(+)]-like; protein product: MADYNEKCEDYSFDYGEDKQKGVCMIKNEFIIGYNVRHSSEQCLLETDKKISVDAKTQDADVELLDEQPAKKLKLDEKKEKLRGQNKARPPPFKASRELSLCPWIADQTVDQSERRCLNQRCSFLHDRKEYLKIKPQDIGTECHVFNLTGKCPRGFTCRMGSQHLTEDGFNVIDKKKFEEYSKRPPASKNHLFKDLQNKLRKRKYNFFKAELIVKANDPSKKKMQSSINEPKIKNSPQLNITTTEFTNIPNNSNGEKVEKDTSNISNGEKIKTDTSDCDISHESKESKIGPVDDSDLIKLRQLEKKKIDWRDKILLSPLTTVGNLPFRRICKEYGADITCGEMALAPKILKGAQEEWALVKRHEVEDIFGVQLCGNNPGVLTRCAQLLNREIDVDYIDLNLGCPIDLIYRQGGGSGMLNRLNVLETVVKSVSQVLDIPLSVKTRTGVYIDKPIAHNLMPKFRDWGVSMITVHGRSREQRYTKLADWSYIERCAVAAQPVPVFGNGDILSFDDYQRVKEIYNTVQGITIGRGALIKPWIFTEIKERKLIDISSSERFDILRKYTNYGLEHWGSDTRGVEATRRFMLEWISFLHRYVPVGILERPPQRINERPPYYQGRNDLETLMASSNCADWVKLTEMLLGKVPDGFYFLPKHKANSWK